The DNA region ATGTGAGCCGTGTATTTTGGTTATCGAATAATCAAGTTGTGCATCACGGACTCTCCCCAACCAGAACTGAAAAGTGGAAAAGGGGCAAGACAATTAATTGTAAGGTCGTTTGATGTGAACACTTTCACCCAAAACAAACAGATACGAGTGTCCTTTTTTCCAGTCGCTTTGATGTCGGTCATTTGAGCCTGGGATCTGCTGCAAGTGCGGGGCAGGAGCAATCATTAATCACAGCgatttggatttggatttgtataaatatttaattaaccGCAGAGGAGAGTGTAGGGAAAGTATCTGACAGATCGTAGGCGCCAGCGAGGTGGGGGAAATTAATGGAGTTGTTTGGGAAAGTGAAAACTGATTTCCAGGATAAAACTCCTTTGTGATCAAAGCTCTGTCCGAGGGGTTTGGAGATTCCACGAATACCAATCAATTGGTCTGCTGCTTCGATTGCAAGCAACCCACGTCACTTGAGAAAGGGCagccaaaataaaattattttcatgCGTGTTGTCCGTTCCATCAACAAAGTGGCCGGAGTCTTCCCAGAAAACACGCATAACAAAGCGCTTCTCTGGCCGAAATCTCCCTGTCTTTCGAGGGGAATCGAATCCTTCCCAACCGGCACTCTCTCAATTTGTATTGTCATTAGCGATTATGGGCCTCGAATCGGTTGGGGGATGGGCGTAATCCGATATGTTGACAGAACGCATAAACGAGGAACGAGCATCAGGACCAAAAACCAGACAGCACCGCTGACAAGCCTATAAAGCATTCGATCCTTGGCGCTACTTCAAAATGTTTACTCCTTTTGTGGGCCTGAGCTCAATAAAAACGTAATCAAACCCACAATGCGAGGTGGTTGAGggggatgatgatgatgcgtCACAAAAAGAGCAAGGGATCGGGATCGGAATGGGTATCGGTCCAGGTTTTCCATCGAAAAACCATGGCGCAGGCGTAGCGAAAGTGAAATCGAGACGCAGCCACAATCGAATCGGCAGCTGGAACACCTtcgcatcatcatcatcattctCATCCTCATCCTTGTGATCGTCGAACCCATATATACCCAAACCCTCACCTTCGAGATCATCGAGGCTGTTTCTGTTTTGTTTAGAGGCCCACAAACAGCCAAAGTCAAAAGGGGCACGCGCTCGATTCTCGATTTTGAGCCTAGACAGGAGACATTGTGACTGATCGGGGTCGTATCCTCGATCCTCGATCCTCAGACGATCGGCGTGTTGTCTAGACAAGCCGCAGACACAAGTTTAATAGACTTATTGTAATTGAGTCACAAAAGCCACTCGATATTCATTTCCACACGGTACACAACTCTTTTCGTCTTTTCCAGCTGTTATTTAGGAAAAGGTGTTACCCCTTTATGGAACAATCTCGGTTGAAGAGCGCAATTCGATGTGTTAATGTTAAaggaaatttaattaaaatttgcaAATGTTTTGCCCATTTTCATTGTCATTCCCGTCATGTCACCACATTTCTTTGTCATGTTGACTTGCCCACCTTTTTGTGGGATTTGCTCACATGTCCCAAAAGGGAATAGGGCACAATGCGTATACTTGGCCAACTGTTTGCCTTTGCCCCTCATATTTCTATGGGACAAGTTAACAAGttaattttccatattttCTTTGCTCCAACTTTACAGCGCAGTCATGTCCTGGTGTGTGTCCTTTGTGGTTGCCAAAGGGTTAAACTTGGGACCTGACCCCAATGAATATGAGTGCTAATGAGTGATTTAAAATTGAGCTATGTATATTCCTGCTTGAAAGCAACTTTAAACTTAACTGAGAATATTTATTAACTCCCCATCCTGAGGAGTCTGTCATCTCCCATCCAACCACCCCAAAAAGGGGGCGGAACAGGCGATAATCCTTTTGTAGCCCATCGCATTGTTTGGCATTTTCACGCAAGAGCAAATCGTAAATGTCAATAGCAGCGCATCTGTGTAATGGGATAAGACCTCGGATTTTCACGCAGGGGGAGGCTGAAATCAGAACCATTTCGTTTTTACACATGCCAACCTGACAATAATACAATAATTCAAAGCTCAAAAAGGTCCGAGTTTCGAAGTTCCGCCCCCCAAAAAAGCAGTGCAAAGCCGAAAACATTTAAAGACAAATTAATGTGTATTTAAGCTGCCCCAATCCGCTCCAGGCCAAAGACTAATTGCCCCAAGGCGAAACGGAGAAAATCTCACGCCTTTGTTGATTAATTAATCAAAGTAAATAGTTGCAATGCTTGTCCGGCGAAGAGCGAGCCAAGAGCAAAGGTCATTAGCGTAATCTAAACGGCCTATTGATAAGCTTTTTCCACACCTAATTGCTACATTAATTTTCCGAAGAGCCGGGAGGCCACACCAGTGGCGATGGCCACTACGAAACTGGGTTTCCAGGCAGCGCCTCCGCTCCCGGCGGGCGTGGGAAACAGTTCGTCCCAGACGGCATATCGATCGGAATAGCCGGGTGAACCCACCTGGGTCACCACCCCGTTGTAGAGCATCCTCAGGTCCGTTGAGTTGCAGGGCGGCCAGATATCAATGATGTTTAGGGGTTTTCTGAAACGGGGGAAGAATATGAAAAGTTTTATTGCTTGCCCTAAAAACCATATGCTTTTTTTAATTACTCTTCATAGATTGTTTTCAAAGTTCTAATTCAAGTTTATTCTTTAAATAACTCACCCTGTTCTCGCAAATTGTGTAAACCAGCTGGTTAAACGCTGCATCATGAAAATATCCTGATGACCTTCAGGCATTATGGTGCCATACCAAAGACCCGGCATTACATACTGCAGATCATCCGCATGACCCACTCCCAAGGGTTTTTCATCCTTGCCCAAAGGAGCTGAGTTACTTCGATCACCAACGTAATCCATGCGCATATAATAAACTGGAGTATAGTGTCTGGCCAGGTGGACTAGGCGATGCACACCATGGCCTATGATTGCATCAGAAAAGATCTGTCCAAAGTTTTGAATGTTTTCCGTATTGATTCCACTAATATTATTGCCTAGGTAAAAATCCTTGAGTCGTTGACCTATTATTGAATTTTTTCTATAGAGAAACAACTCTGGAGCGTATTCCACAAAGTTTGAGCCAAGATCATGGAGTAAAGGCTCATTTTCCAAGTGAACTTCAAGGCGTTAAGCATtagctataagatataatcaaacaaaaataccATACCTCACCATTAACGGTGTAGTCCAATTCGTTGGCCGTGTAACTGATCAGCAAAGGCACCTTGTTAAAGTTTCCCTCCTCGATAAGTTCCGTGGGGTGCCTGGGTAGAAAGTATCCGTCGATCTCGTAGTTCCACTTCATGTTAACAAGCTGATATGTTTCCCATGCCTTGCAGATTGCCACAATGCGTGGCCAGGTCTCATTACGGAGGCACTCCACCAGATCCGTGGGATCGTACATTGGACAACCCAGCTCACGAGCCAGTTTACGTGTCCAAAAAAGGTTATCGATATCAAAGTGATTGGTGGCCGAACCGCTCATGAGGATTGCCCGATGAAAAAGTCCGGCGGAAAGAGGCGTGGCCAGGTGTAGACTGACTGCCATTGCGCCAGCACTCATACCCAAAATAGTCACCATCTCAGGATCACCCCCAAAGTGGGTTATGTGATCTCTTACCCATTCCAAAGCCATCACTTGATCTAGGTAGCCAAAGTTTCCCTTCGATTCGCTGCCGTTGGTGCTTAGAAAGCCGAGAGCTCCAAGACGATAGTTAAAGGCCACAAAAACCACATCGTGATCTAGCAAATACTGAGGACCTGCTTCGTAGATACTATTTCCACTTCCGAGGACATTGGCTCCTCCATGGATGTAAACGATCACTGGAAGCCTGTCCTCAAAATTCTTTGTAAAAACGTTTAGTTTGAGGCAATCCTCACTCATGAACAAGGTAATTCCTGGTTGTGGACAAACCAACGAATCGGATGTGGCCTTGAGCACCTCGTCACCCCAGCTACTTTCAGGAAGGGGATTGGAGAACCTTAAATGCCCCACTGGAGGTTGGGCATATCGTATTCCTCTGAAGGCGTATATTGTCTTGTCTGTGAAGCTCTGCATTGTACCACCTTGTATTTTGCCCAAGGAGAGCTCTACCACTGGATCATCGCCAACGAAAGTAACACTACTGGTAAAACCTATTAAAATTACTAGAAGAATGCAGAAAATCGGAAGTAGACAAGCCATTCTGGGTTTtctaaatcaataaaaaaaaaaagtttaatactcaaaaatatacaaaatctCTTTGGTTCTTACCAAACAACAATTCTCTGTGGGAATAGTTAGAAATCTTGCGTGGTTCTCAGAGTTTTCGCAATAGTTTAATAGTTTTCCCCCGTTTTGGTGGTGCGCACCCGCATATTACGAGTATTTCAGCGGAACTGCAGGTTTCGCACGGTTTCAAATTCTTTGGGTATGACTATCTCAAAATCCACTTATAGATAACTTGATCGATTATTACTTGGCCAAG from Drosophila subpulchrella strain 33 F10 #4 breed RU33 chromosome 2L, RU_Dsub_v1.1 Primary Assembly, whole genome shotgun sequence includes:
- the LOC119547074 gene encoding esterase E4, producing MACLLPIFCILLVILIGFTSSVTFVGDDPVVELSLGKIQGGTMQSFTDKTIYAFRGIRYAQPPVGHLRFSNPLPESSWGDEVLKATSDSLVCPQPGITLFMSEDCLKLNVFTKNFEDRLPVIVYIHGGANVLGSGNSIYEAGPQYLLDHDVVFVAFNYRLGALGFLSTNGSESKGNFGYLDQVMALEWVRDHITHFGGDPEMVTILGMSAGAMAVSLHLATPLSAGLFHRAILMSGSATNHFDIDNLFWTRKLARELGCPMYDPTDLVECLRNETWPRIVAICKAWETYQLVNMKWNYEIDGYFLPRHPTELIEEGNFNKVPLLISYTANELDYTVNVHLENEPLLHDLGSNFVEYAPELFLYRKNSIIGQRLKDFYLGNNISGINTENIQNFGQIFSDAIIGHGVHRLVHLARHYTPVYYMRMDYVGDRSNSAPLGKDEKPLGVGHADDLQYVMPGLWYGTIMPEGHQDIFMMQRLTSWFTQFARTGKPLNIIDIWPPCNSTDLRMLYNGVVTQVGSPGYSDRYAVWDELFPTPAGSGGAAWKPSFVVAIATGVASRLFGKLM